GAACCTTCCAAACTCGTTCAGCATCGAAAATGCAGATATCAGCCGGTGCCCCTTTGGCGAGACTCCCTCCCGGGAGATTGAATATCGAAGCAGGCCTGTTTGTAAACAGTGCGATCATTTGCGTCAGGGTGATAAGGCCATCATCAACAAGCCTGAGCGCGAGCGGGAGCGCGGTTTCAAGCCCTACAACGCCGAACGGGGCGATATCTATCTCCGTCTCTTTTTCCCACTCGGCATGCGGCGCATGGTCTGTCGCTATGCAGTCGATCGTTCCGTCCGCTATACCTTTTCTAATCGCTTGAAGGTCCTCTTCGGCTCTGAGCGGAGGATTCATCTTGTAATTGGAATTCAGGCCGGCGAGCTCCTTTTCAGTGAGGATGAAATGGTGCGGAGCGACTTCGCATGTGACCTTGATCCCGCTTGCTTTCGCGTCTCGCACCGCTTCCACTGTTTCCTTTACCGATATGTGGGCAAGGTGAACGGGGACACCGGTGTATTGCGATATCAGGATATTTCTTGCGGCGACGGAAGATTCAGCGGTGGACGGAATCCCTTTGATGCCGAATCTGGCGGAAATTTCCCCCTCGTTTATGATTCCACCTTTTGCGGAGGAATCCTCGCAATGCTCAACAACCGTAAGGCCGAACATCGAGCCGTATTCCATTGCGTTTCGAATAATGGTGGGGCTGGTTACGCATCTCCCGTCGTCGGAAAGGGCTACGATCCCCGCTTCCTTCATCTCGCCAATTTCGGCAAGCTCCTTCCCGTTAAGCCCTTTTGTTACCGCGCCAATGGGGTAGACGCGGCATGATCCGGCGCTCTCCCCTTTTTCGATAATTGAGGCGGTGACGGTGCCGTTATCGTTAACTGGGCTGGTGTTTGCCATGCAGCATACGGAAGTAAATCCGCCAGCGGCAGCGGAACGCGCGCCGGTCTCTATGGTTTCCTTGTATTCAAATCCGGGTTCGCGGAAGTGCACATGAAGGTCGATGAAACCGGGGGCGACGATAAAGCCTTTTGCGTCGACGATCTTCGCCTTGTCGGCTTTCATGTTCTTAGATATCCCGGCGATAACCCCTTTCGATATTAATATGTCGGTGATCTCGTCGAGGCCGGAGGCTGGATCTATGACGCGCCCGTTTTTAATAATGATGTCGCTCATCACTCGCTCCCCCCGCAAAGAAGGTAAAGGACAGCCATCCTCATGGCGACACCGTGCGTGACCTGGTAGAGGATTACCGACCACTCGCCGTCGGCGACCTCGGCGGATATTTCCACCCCTCTGTTGATAGGGCCCGGATGCATGATGATCACATCCTTCTTGGCGTTTTTCATAACCTTTGGATTCAGGCAGTAGTAGCTAGAATACTCTCTCAGCGAAGGGAAAAGCCCCTGCTCCATTCTTTCCGATTGGATCCTGAGCATCATAATTACATCAGCATTTTCCACAGCCTCGTTTATCTTGTGCGTGATCTTAGCCTTGAATATATTTTTGGCCCTCGGCAGAAGCGTTGGTGGGGCGCAGAGCGTGATGTTTGCGCCAAGTTTGTTAAGGGCGGCGATATTGGAGCGGGCTACACGGGAGTGAAGTATGTCGCCGATTATGCTCACGTTCAGGTTTTCGAAATTTTTATTGCTGTCGGCGATGGTCATCAAGTCGAGGAGTGCCTGCGTCGGATGGGATGAGGCGCCGTCCCCGGCGTTGATAACGGAGCATCCAGCGATCTTTGAAGCGTACAGAGGGGCGCCCGAGGATGAATGCCTTATCACGATAGCGTCCGGCTTCATCGCCGCGATGTTCAGTATCGTGTCCTTAAAACTCTCCCCTTTCGTGAGGGAAGATGTTTTAACAGAGATGTTTATCACATCGGCAGAGAGCCTCTTTCCAGCGATCTCAAAAGAGGTCCTTGTCCTTGTGGAAGGCTCGAAAAAAAGGTTTACTACTGTTTTGCCCCGCAGTGTTGGCACCTTTTTGATCTTTCTTTCGGAAATCTCCTTGAACCGCTTCGCGGTATTGATAAGGCCGAGTATTTCGTCCTTGGTAAGGTCATTGATGTTAAGGAGATGTTTCCCCAGGAAATGGCTTTCGGCTTCAGTCATTGCTGCCGTCCTTCAGGATTACTTGGTCCTTGCCGTCGATTTCGTTGAGCATTACCTGTACTCGCTGCTCTCGCGTGGTTGGTATGTTTTTTCCGACATAGTCGGGGCGGATAGGGAGTTCGCGATGCCCCCTGTCGAGAAGAACGGCGAGCTGTACCTTTGCCGGTCTTCCGAAATCTATCAGGTGGTCGACAGCTGCTCTTATCGACCGGCCGGTAAAGAGAACGTCGTCCACAAGGACGATGGTTTTCCCTGAAAGGTTTTCAGGAATATGGGTCTTTTCCACGTTCATTGTCGGCCTAACCTCGTGAACATCGTCACGGTAGAAGGTGATATCCATCTCGCCGAGCGGTATATCAATTCCTTTAATGTTTTTTATATTGTCAGCTATCCGCTTTGAGAGCGGTACGCCCCGGGTAAATATCCCGACAAGTACGATGGAAGAAAGGTCTAAATTTTTCTCTATGATCTCATGGGAGATGCGGGAAAGGGTACGAGAAATTTCTTCTTCGCCGAGCAGGAGCTGCTCTTTTGCGTTACTCATGAACTGAATCCCATGGTGCAGAAGTTTTTTGGTGCAATTGCGCTTAACGCAGTCATTTCGTTCCTCCTTTTGTGAGCCTCACAGGACCCCCTTTAAAAAGGTAATTAATTGTTTCGGGCGTAAGATTAGCAGGTTTACAGGTTTCTTACAATGGGGAAAGAGTGGTCGAAAAAGAAAATATCCAATTTTAAAAAGTATGGGCAAAACAGGACGATTTCCGCATGTGATAAAATTACACAGCTATGAAAACAGGCCGATAAGGGGGTTGGAATGGAACTGGAAAAAGCCAGGAAAAAGCTAGCCGAAGCTGGGAGCGTCGCGATACTGACCGGCGCTGGAGTTTCAGCCGAAAGCGGTGTGCCCACCTTCAGGGGCGAGGGGGGGCTTTGGAGAAATTACCGGGCGGAAGAGCTTGCAACCCCGGATGCTTTTGAGAGAAATCCTTCGCTGGTTTGGGAGTGGTATGACTGGCGGCGCGGCATCCTCGCTCCGCTAAAACCGAACCCGGGTCATTTCGCCATAGCCGGGATGGAAAAGAAATTCGACAATTTCCTCCTCATCACGCAGAACGTGGACGGCCTTCACGCAAAGGCAGGGAGCAGGAAAATGGTGGAGCTCCACGGCAACATCTGGAAGGTGAGGTGCCTTGCGGACGGTAAGGTTAGCGACAACCATGAGACACCATTGAAAACGCTTCCGCCGAGGTGCGAATGCGGGAGTATGTTGAGACCCCATATTGTCTGGTTCGGGGAGTCGCTTGATGCAGGGGTGATAGAGGCGGCGTTTTCCGCGGCGAGGGATTGCGAGGTTTTCATTGTTGCCGGGACATCGTCGCTCGTTCAGCCAGCGGCATCGCTTGCCGGGATAGCCAAGGAATCGGGGGCGTATGTAATCGAGATCAATCCGGAAGCTACGCCGGTATCCGGGATGGTGGACGCCAGCATCAGGGGGAAGTCCGGCGAGGTGCTGCCATTGCTGGTTTAAAGATGTTGCTACAGGATCTGCAGGAGGCTTTTTTTTATCGAGTCCATCCGTTCCGAGTGAATGATCTTCTTTCCGTCCGGCTCCGAGACGTAAAAGACATTTAGCGCTCGGTGCCCTTCTGTAGTTATCCGCGCTGAGAAGATATCCACTTTCTGGTCGCTTAACACGCGCGTCGATTCGTATAGAAGCCCAAGCCTGTCGCGCGAATAAGTCTCAATGACCGTATGCGCGAATGATACGTCGTTCATTATGTTTATTTCAGGCGTTATTGAGGGAAGGCTGTCGCCTATTGTCATCATCTTTTTCCGGCTTCTAAGGAGATCCTCGACATTAATAGAGCCGGAGAGGACATTTTTAATTTCATTTTCTACACGGTTGATCATGGCTTCGTCGGTAACCGTTTTTTCATCAAGGCCGTTGATCCTGAAGATGTCGACCGCGATGCCGTCACCCCTGGTGAATATCTGGGAGTCGAGTATGTTGAAGTTTTTTGATGTTAGTGTTCCCACAAGTTTCTGAAGAAGGCCGAGAGAATTTTTTGTGACGATGGTGATTTCCCCCGGTTCGTGCTTTGAGATAAGCCGATAGCCTGTTGCGGCGGATTCGTTCGAGTCGAGGTATGCCTGAAAGATTTCAGCGTCTTCTTCAGCGTGTAGTGGGTCGCGAATAAGCAGGTATCTTTCCGGCATTCCTGCCGCGAATCGCGCGGCGGTTCGAGAAAGTTTCGCATAAAATTCTTCCTTGACCATTTCCGGCTTTTCGGCGGTTTCCCCTTTTTCGAGTACGGCAAAGGCCTTTTGATAAAGTTCCTTGAGTAGCGAACCTTTCCACGAGTTCCATATGCCGGGCCCAACAGCGGTGGTATCGGCAAAGGTTAGGAGATAGAGCCTCTTCAATGTTGTTGTATCGCCGATCTTTTCGCAAAAATCGGTTACTACCTTGTCGTCATGCAGATCCCTCCTCTGGGCAACCATGTTCATGAGGATATGGTGGCGGACAAGTTTGCAGATCGTGCCTATTTCATCTTCTTCATAGCCGAGATTTCTGACAGACTCTTCATCGATCTCCGTTTCTTCACCATGATCCCCTGAGCTTTTTCCCATGTCGTGGAAAAGTATGGCCGCTCTTACGAGGTCTTTTCTGTTTTCCTTTTCGTAGAGGGAGCGTAGGATGCTGCATTCCCCAAGTTCGTTTCGCTTCAGGTTGTCGAATTCCGATATCGCCCTGAATGTATGGTCGTCCACCGTGAATTTATGGTAGAGGTCGAACGGGGTGAGGAATCGTATTGCCCGCAGTTCCGGGATAATGGTAGTCAGGATCTTTGTGTCGCGAAGGACGTTAAGCGCGCTGAAAGGGTCGTCTTCCTTCAGCAGGTCGCGAAAGTGCCTGGATATCTCTTCCCTGTCCGGTTTTTCCTTTTTCCATATTCTCCCCACTTCAAGAAATATCTTTCGCAACCCCGTGGAAGGCTTGAGCCTTTTTCTGACCATGTGGCTCAGTATCAGAAATATTTTTTCAGGCAAGGAGGCAAGCTGGTTGGGAGTTATATCCGTCAGGTATATCTCTTCAGGCCCGGCAAAAATATTTTTATCGATCTTTTTATGGCTTGGCTTGAATGAGAATCTTGAGCTTTCGGAGCGATACCTCCTGGCCTGGTCGAGGATGGAATTGCTGAATCTGTATATGACATCGGCTGCGCGGTAGTAATCGCGCATCATTTGCTTTGGCGATTCCTTGTCGTCGTCTCCGTAGCCAAGCCTTTTTGCTACCTTGGGCTGCATTGAATAGGAGAGCACATCGTTCGGGACATCCTGCTGGAAATGAAGGTCGCACCTTATCTTCAGGAGGAAATCGACAGCGCGGCGAACCTCTTCAGTTTCGGAATTGCCGGCCAGTCCGCGTGAATTGATAGCGCTTAGTGTATTAACTCCGTACTGCGCGTAGGCAACCCAGAGCGCGGTGTGATAATCCCTGAGCGTTCCAGGGGATTTTTTAAGGTCCGGTTCCGTAAGAAATATCGAGTTGTAAAAAGTATTGTGGCGCAACTCGGTCTCCTGCTGTTTGAGTCGGACATACTGGTGCGGTTTGGCGGACAATGTTTTTTTTCTGAACTGTCTTGTAAATGAATTGTAGAGGTCGATATTGCCAAGGATGAAACGTGCTTCCATCATCGCCGTTTTGCTAATCAGGTCGTTTTCGGCAATTTTTATGCAGTCATCCGTGGATCGGGTGGAGTGGCCGACCTTGAAACCGATGTCCCACAGGTAGGGGATGATCCCGGTTTGTTCCGTGTTTTTCCGGTGGAGACGTTCTGGTTTATAGAGGAAGAGAAGATCAATGTCGGACTTTGGGCAGAGTTCCTGTCGGCCGTATCCGCCAAGCGCGGCTAGTGCAAAGCCGTTGGCCGTAATGCTTTTATCTCCCTTTGGACTGCCGTCGATTTCCATGAAAAGATCGCTGATTATCCCGTCAGTGATAGAAGTGAGTTCCTGGCAAGTTTCGAATCCGCCGGATTTTCCGGTATTAAGGAGATGTTTTTTTTCAAGCCCGGATTTTGAGAGTTTCAGCCGTTCAATGTATTTCGCGATATTTTTCAAATGGGCATCCTTAAAAATTCAGTTGCGAATGCAACAGAAGCGCAAATTTTCATTACCCCGGTTTCTCAGCGTAAATAAGGTCGCATATTCCGAACGTAAGGGGCGTAACCGATATGTTGATGAATCCGGATGATTGAAATATCTCGGCGAGGATCTTCCTGTTCGGAAAGTTTACCGCTGAAAGCGGTAGGTAAGTGTATGCCTCGCTATGGCCGGAAATAAGTCTGCCGATAATAGGGAGTATTCTTGTGAAGTAGAAGAGGTATACCGCCTTGATAATCGAGTTTTCAGGGGTGGTGAATTCCAGGATAACGGTTCTGCCCCCCGGTTTCAGCACTCGCAGAATTTCTTTCAGTCCCGTTTCCAGCTTTTCAAAGTTGCGGATTCCGAAAGCGCAAGTGATCCCGGCAAAGGAATTGTCCCTGAATCCCAGCGAGAGTGCGTCACCCCGCACAATTTTAATATTTTTCCCGGCGGTTTTCTTTCTGGCTATTTCCAGCATTGCCTGGCTGAAATCTGCGGCAACGATCGGCGACGTTCCGTCCTGTTTCCGTAACTCAAGAGAGAAGTCGCAAGTTCCCGAAGCAAGGTCGAGATAAAGGCCGTTTTTTGGGGCAAGTTTCCTAGCTCCAAGCTTTCTCCAATATCTGTCGATGCCTCCACTAAGTATCCGGTTGAGGAGGTCATAGCTTGAGGCAATCTCGGAAAACATTCTGCTGATCTTGGCGGAATTTTTTTGCACCATAGTATGTAACTTTACAGCATGCAACGAGGTTTAGACAATTCAATGATTTGCGCCGAGAAGATTATCTCTCTGTTTTGCATTTAAAACTATTCCTGCTTTTAATATTTACTTCAATCCTGATATGGTTTATTTATTAACACTTCGGAAATTTGTAGCTATATATTACATGGAGCAGGTCTTAGATATAATAAGAACCTTCGGAAATGCTTAATAATATAAGAATTTGGTCGATGAGATGATAAACGTTTTGAAGGGTGACATCTGAAGTGGATTTTGGCACATTACTCGGTCTGATACTCGGTCTCGGTCTTATATTCGGGGCAATAATAAGCGGTGGCGACATCGGCGGCTTTATAGACGTTCCCAGTATAATGATAGTGTTTGGCGGTACTTTGGCGGGCACCATGGTCATGTTTCCGCTTAGCCAAGTTCTTGGCTCCATAAAAGTAGCCCTTAATGCCATGAAAGTAAGCGGTCACGACCCTGCGCGAATTATCAGGCAGATGATGGAGATCGCCAAAAAAGCTAGAAAGGACGGCCTTCTCTCTTTGCAGAATTTCAAGTCGACCGACCGTTTTTTAAACAAGGCGATGCAAATGACCGTGGACGGGATGGATCAAAATGTCATCCGCGAGGTTCTCACCACCGAGATTGAGAAGCTCCGCTTCAGGCATATGACCGGAGCGCAGTTTTTCGAGCAGGTAGGGCTCCTTGCGCCGGCATTTGGAATGATAGGAACGCTCGTGGGACTTGTGCAGATGTTGCAGAATCTCAGCGATCCGTCGTCCATCGGACCGGCCATGGCTGTTGCTTTGTTGACAACGTTTTACGGGGCGATCTTTGCCAACCTGGTCTGCATCCCGATAGCTAAAAAGCTCGAGATTCGCTCAGCGGAAGAGACGATAAGCCTGGAGCTGATAATGGAAGGGGTAATTTCCATTATCAAGAAGGAGAATCCGTCCATAATGAAGTCAAAACTGAACGCGTTCCTCAATCCTAAACTTCAGCACAAGTAGGAGAGCCTCCTTTGTATGGCTAAAGTTGAGAAAAAGCAGAACATTGTACCGTTGTGGTACGTTACCTTTGCCGACCTCTCGACGCTCATGCTCACCTTTTTTGTACTTCTCCTCTCATTCGCGAATTTCGACATCATCAAATTCAAGGATATGCTTGGCTCTGTAAAGGACGCCTTTGGCGTAACCGAGGAGCGTGTCGGTAAGGTGGTGCCCTACCTCTCCGGCGAGGAGAGTTTTCAGTCTGGCAAAAAAAAGGAAAAGGAAATTTCCGCGGAACAGAAGGCCGAGCTTCAGGCGGACGCGCAGAGTATGGAGACTCTGATCAAGGATAGCCAGCTTGCGGAAAATACCTCAATTTTCATTCAAAAGAACGAGATTGTCATAAGGGTTGATGGAGGCGTATTTTTTAAAAGCGGCACTTCGGAGATAAGCCCGCCGGCATTCAAGCTGTTAAACAACCTTGCGGAAATTCTAAAACGGTCGACCTACTACCTGACCGTTGAAGGGCACACGGACAATATGCCGATAAAAACTGAATTGTTCCCTTCGAATTGGGAGCTTTCAGGGGTGAGGGCGACGACAATTCTGCGCTACCTGGTGAAAAAGGGGATCGATGTAGACCGGTTGCGCGCGATCGGGCTGGCCGATACCCATCCAGTAATGGACAATGAATCTCCCGAAGGGAGGAGCCGGAACCGGCGGGTCGAATTCATTCTGAAGAAAATGGATGAAGAGAAGAAGGTTCCGGCTGAGCAGCCTCAGGGAGGGGTCTAGAGATCGTCCAGGCCTTTCCTCTGTTCGATATTCCCAGTCCTTCCGCGCGAGTTGTCTTTCTTCTTGTCCCCTTCCGAACTTATCGCATTGAGAGCACGGCTTTTCTCATCTGTTTTTGCCTCTTTTTTCATGCTTGAATCATCTGTTGAAAGGTTGCCAAGCTCGTCAATGGAGATCCCGGATTTTATGCTTTGACGTTTTGGTTTGGACTTCAGGTCCCCCATCACAGCCGTTTCCGATTTTTCTCCTGCATAGACCAGGTATAGGTCGTCTTTTGTTTTTAACCTTCCATCGGGTCCCATCGAAATTATCACGAATTCCCAATCGACCTTTTTATTTGCTCCTATCTCCAGTACAAGCGGGCTTCCCCACATGTCATTTTCGGTTTTCAGAGCGGAGACTTTCGGGTAAACTCCGTTTCTTTCCTTGTACCGCACGACGATATTCTGCAGGGCGAACATCCGTTTTGCGGTTTTGGATACCAGCGGATCTTCTATGCTTACACCTTTCTGCTCAAGAATATTTCTGAGGTTTTCAAACGTTTTTGTTTTGGAATATTTCTCTGTGAGTTCGAGGTATATCGCGTTGGCCTCTTCCTGATTTCCATTTTTCTCCAGCGACGCGGCTTTTTCATAAAGTTTTCTTGCAGCGAGTTCCTCAGGGAGCGAGGTCTTTTTCTCAGCTTTTTCCTCAGATGAGCAGCCGGCAAGCGAGATTGCGATCAGCGCCGCAAATATAATGAAATTGTTTTTGCTCATTATTCCACCTTTATAAATTTAAATTCTACCCTGCGGTTTTTTTTCCGGTTTTGCGGCGAGTTGTTTTCAAGCGCTGGTTTTCTGTCGGCATACCCTACTGCGGCAAGCCTCTCCTTGGGGACTCCGAATTCCAGGAGTTTCCTGAGCACAGTGGTCGCCCGGACGGTTGAAAGCTCCCAGTTTGAGGGGAATATCTTTGATTTTATGGGTATATCGTCGGTATGCCCTTCGACAAGGAGATTAAAATTATAGGAACGCATTATCTTTGAAATGCCGTTCAGAAAAGGAAAGATTTTCTCTTTAATGTCGGCTTTTCCGGAATCAAACAGCGCCGATTCGTCTATTCTCACACTTATTCCATCCTGCCCGATAAATATCTTTATATCATCTAACATCCCCTCGCGAATTGCCACATCGGTTATCAGTGACGCAAGGGCGTTTCTTTCCTGCCTTTCGGGATTTACCGGCGGCGCATTTTTCTTAATACCGAGTTTTTCCGCAAGAGAACCTTCTTCCTTTACAAGTTGATGGATCCCTTTTTCGAGTTTTTGTGAACCGAATGAGTCCTGCATGCTACCGAGCGCTTTCTGAAATTCGATAATCTCAATATTCGCGAATGAGAGAAGGAGGACGAAAAAGGTGAGCATCAGGGTAGTGAGATCCGCAAAGGTGACGATCCAGGGGGGGGCGCTCCCCTTTTTGCGAGTGGGCGGTTTTTCCAGTTCCTTTACGAATTCATCGTCGGCAATATCGGCGTAGGATGTCGAATTTTTTTCACCATTGCTCATTTTGATACTTCTTCCTAAATTTACGGTATTTTCATTTTATCCCTTTTTCGCCGCCTGATAGTAAAATTTGTTTACAATCCATCTTTTTGCAGAGGCGGTTTTATGCAGGAGATCCAGTGAATTCAGGATTTTGCTGAACTGAAAAAACATCAATAATTCATTGAAAAAACAGTATAATTAGTCCTTAATGAATAATTCAGGGAAGAATTTGCGAGGGGAGTGACAATGTCTTTCCACTGGTTCGATATAGCCGCGGGGGTCTTCCTGCTCGGCTGTGTAATCTACAGCAGTCTGCGCGGTTTTGTTAAGGATCTCTTTTCCATGCTTGCATGGGTCATCGGATATTTTGGTTCGATTAGTATCCATCCATACGCGACCCCATATACCAAACAGGTAATAAAAACCGGACTTATCGCCGACCTGGTCACCTTTTTCCTCCTCTTCGCGTTCCTGTACATATTTGTGCGTCTTCTAGGGGTACTGTCGCAAAAAAAGCTTGGGTTGCAGCATATACCATCTGAAATTGACCACGGCGCAGGCGCAATATTGGGATTCGCCAAATGGGCATTTTTCCTGGCGATATTCCTCTCCCCTTTGAATCATTTTCCAGAATTGAAAAAGGATCTTTCGGAGAATTCCTTCATGGCGTCGATTATACTTAAGGCCACGACCCAGTTTTCAGCTTCGGATGGGACAGGTCTGGAACCAGGCAATGTTTTTGAAATACCCCTCCTGACAGTAGACAGGGAGAAAGTTTCGCCCCCCCTGGAACCGGGTAATGAAGGTGGGGAGCCAACAGTAGACAGATCATCGCCTGTAAATAAAGATGAAAAAGGGGGCTCAGAAAGCGAACATGGGAAGCAGTTCAAGGTGAAGGAGATAGAGCCGATCATCAAGGCTACAACCGACGTCAAGGAGAACAAAATTGAACCGGGTGATAATCCGAACGGGATGGATGATTTTATCAAATCATTTAAGAATTGACAGGCATGCAAAACGCCGGGATTATCAATGTAGCTAACGCAGGTTTGTGAATAGCAAAATAATTTTATGGTTTTTAAAGGTATTAAGGAGAACATGAACAAGGGGATCTACCTGAGCCTCAAGGTGAAAGTTACCCTGTTTGTGGTTTTTCTTTCACTTCTTGGCCTGAGTTCTCTGGCCTACTTCTTCGTACACGTTGAGAGGAAAATGGTCCAGAAATTCGAAAAGGAAAAGGTCGATCTAATCGAGACCTTCGTCAGCAGTACATTGTATCCTGTCATGATAAACGGATCTGCTGAGGTGATGTCGAGCATTTTGGCGAGCTATAAGCATATCGCCAACATGGAGAAGGTTTTAGTCGTAAGGGTGGATGGCAAGGAAGCCTTTATGGACGATTCCACAGTGAAAGAAGTAAACGAAAGGGTCGGGTGGGAGAAGTTTTTCAAAGATCTTTCCAGTGAGCCGTCGCAGGTAATTCGGGAAAACGACAGAAATCTCATGAAAATTCTTTCTACCGGGGAGAGTGTGATCATTGAAGAAAAGGAGAAGGATAAAGGTTCATATGTAAAAATGATGATCCCGATCAAAAACGAGGCGGAGTGTCACATCTGTCATGGCGATGATCACGAAATAAGGGGTCTGCTTCTTGCCAGTTTTTCCATGAACAAGATAGAAAAAGAGGTGTCCGCCAATAACGTGGATTTCATCAAATACGCGTTTTTGGTAATTATTCTGATGTCGGGCATTTCGTTTGTTGTGTTCAGGGGGATGGTAGTAAATCCGATTGCCGATATTGTTGAGCAGGTAAATTCCGTAGTGTCGCACGACAGGTATGATTTGCGCCTTACTGAGCGGTCAAAAGACGAGATAGGCGAGATGGCGATGTCGTTCAACAGCTTCATATCTGCTGTGGAGAAATACCGCATTGAGCAGGCAAGCGAAAAAGAGAGGCTCGAGATAGCGGTACAGGAGAAAACCAGAGAGCTAAGGGAAAAGAACCGGGTAATTGAGGATGATCTAAAGATCGCGGGGAGGGTGCAGAAAGGACTTCTGCCGACCATGCTCCCTGACGTGCCGGGATATAGTTTTCATGCGGTCTGTCTGCCATGCATGTATGTTGGCGGAGATTATTACGATGTTTATCAAATCGATAATGAGCATATCGGGATATTCATCGGCGATGCTACCGGGCATGGTTCATCCGCGG
This sequence is a window from Nitrospinota bacterium. Protein-coding genes within it:
- a CDS encoding flagellar motor protein MotB: MSNGEKNSTSYADIADDEFVKELEKPPTRKKGSAPPWIVTFADLTTLMLTFFVLLLSFANIEIIEFQKALGSMQDSFGSQKLEKGIHQLVKEEGSLAEKLGIKKNAPPVNPERQERNALASLITDVAIREGMLDDIKIFIGQDGISVRIDESALFDSGKADIKEKIFPFLNGISKIMRSYNFNLLVEGHTDDIPIKSKIFPSNWELSTVRATTVLRKLLEFGVPKERLAAVGYADRKPALENNSPQNRKKNRRVEFKFIKVE
- a CDS encoding CvpA family protein, with protein sequence MSFHWFDIAAGVFLLGCVIYSSLRGFVKDLFSMLAWVIGYFGSISIHPYATPYTKQVIKTGLIADLVTFFLLFAFLYIFVRLLGVLSQKKLGLQHIPSEIDHGAGAILGFAKWAFFLAIFLSPLNHFPELKKDLSENSFMASIILKATTQFSASDGTGLEPGNVFEIPLLTVDREKVSPPLEPGNEGGEPTVDRSSPVNKDEKGGSESEHGKQFKVKEIEPIIKATTDVKENKIEPGDNPNGMDDFIKSFKN
- a CDS encoding SpoIIE family protein phosphatase; its protein translation is MVFKGIKENMNKGIYLSLKVKVTLFVVFLSLLGLSSLAYFFVHVERKMVQKFEKEKVDLIETFVSSTLYPVMINGSAEVMSSILASYKHIANMEKVLVVRVDGKEAFMDDSTVKEVNERVGWEKFFKDLSSEPSQVIRENDRNLMKILSTGESVIIEEKEKDKGSYVKMMIPIKNEAECHICHGDDHEIRGLLLASFSMNKIEKEVSANNVDFIKYAFLVIILMSGISFVVFRGMVVNPIADIVEQVNSVVSHDRYDLRLTERSKDEIGEMAMSFNSFISAVEKYRIEQASEKERLEIAVQEKTRELREKNRVIEDDLKIAGRVQKGLLPTMLPDVPGYSFHAVCLPCMYVGGDYYDVYQIDNEHIGIFIGDATGHGSSAALLVSIVKTLLMSDRNKSLSPADVTKNINDFMYRNTPDDVFLTLFLGVIEVKTGKMTYTLAGHPSPVVFRSADNSLEKLELCGGMVGSFEGNLFEEKEVIIGSGSRMLLYTDGLIEAASAKGEEFGLERVNSLVSGKYNLRSSDIIGEILKTLETHTGGATLSDDVTMLVVDYNKNGSG